The sequence TGTTTGCGCCCGGGGTGTGAACAGTGTTTTCCCCTCCGTTACCTATCCCAACCACACCACCATCATCACCGGCGCTACGCCTGCCCGGCATGGTGTGTATTACAATGCTCCTTTTGAGCCCAATGGAGCCAGCGGACAGTGGTACTTTAATTACGATGCAATCAAAACACCTACACTCTTTGATGCAGTACATAAGGCAGGTCGCAAATCGGCCAACGTAATATGGCCCGTAACAGTAGGAGGGCCTATTGATTACAATGTACCCGATGTATGGTCGCCCAAAATAAAGACCGACCGCCGGGAGATCACGGCCGCCAATACCACACCTGCCGGCCTGTGGCAGGAACTACAGGAAAAAGCTACCGGTGTATTGGAAGCTGCAGACTTTAATATGGTAAAGGAAGAAATGGTCATGGATGAGAATGTAGCCCGCATGGGCGCCTACATCATCAGAACCTACAAACCAGCGCTCACTGCCCTGCACTTCGCCTGTACAGATCACTACGAGCATGCACAGGGCCGGGATGGTTACCTCGTACGGCGTGCAGTAGCCGGGGCCGACAGGGCGCTGGGCACCATTATAGAGGCATTGGAGCGTGCCGGTATTAAAGACAGTACGGCCATCATCGTTACCGGTGATCATGGTTTTGTAAACATCAATACGGCTTTCAATCCCAATGTGCTGCTGGCGCAGAATGGCCTTATGAAAGATGTTAAGAAAGACGACTGGAAAGCGCAGTTCTATCCTTCAGGAGGCTCCGCCTTCCTGCACCTGAAAGATAAGAATGATGTGCAAACGCTTAACCAGGTGCGTCAATTGCTCAACAGTTTGCCGCAGGAACAAAAGGAGCTATTCAAAATAATAGAGCGCAAGCAACTGGATCAGGTGGGCGCCGATCCGCATGCGGCCCTGGCTATTGCAGCTGTAGGGAATGTTACCATTGGCGGCGCTGCCACAGGCGCCATCGTAAAACCTGCCAAGGGTGGCACGCATGGTTATTATCCCGATTTTAAAGAAATACAGACAGGCTTTGTGGCGTATGGCCCCGGTTTGTCAAAGGGAGTCATCATCAATGAAATGAACCTTACTGATATTGCCCCGGTGGTAGCACAACTGCTGGGCCTTGACTTCACTACTTCCTCCAAAGCCCCTGCCGGTATCCTGAAAAAGAATTAATCGTTTCAATCATAGTAAAAAGGTGGGTCGCCCTCCAAAGGTGGCTCACCTTTTTCGTTGTACATCTTTTTCCCCGCAGAGTCTCCCGCAGGGGACTCTGCGGCTATCGAAGCAAACGACCCGCAGCCCGAGCTCACAACTTCTCTTGTACATCTCATCGTTTCTCTTGTTAATACCCGGAAAGGGCCTCCTGCTATCAAAAAATCAAGGTAAATTTATCAGGTAAATCGCCGCACATGGAAGAATCTGACAAACTAAAAAGGGTAGTGGAAGCACGCATGAAACTCAAAGCCCGCTTTGAGGACAAAATACAATCAACTCCTTCTGTGGCAGATGATAGGCCCCTGGGGTCTGGTAAGCCCAATCGCCATGGCATGCCGGTGGTACCCATCGGGCAGGTCGTAACCAAAAAATGGCCCGTGCTCGACCTCGGCATTCAACCCGATATACCCTTACACGAATGGCGGCTCACACTGGACGGAGAGGTGGAACATCCTGTTCAACTAAACTGGGATGAATTCATGGCACTCCCCCAAACCGATGATACTTCCGACTTCCATTGCGTGACTACCTGGTCCAAACTGGACATGAACTGGCGAGGCGTGCGCCTGCTTGATCTGGCCGCCCTGGTACAACCCAAAGAAACAGCCACCCATATTTTATGTTATGGCTATGATGATTATACTACCAACGTTTCGCTCGAAGAAGCCCTGAAGCCTGATGTATTGCTGGCACATACTGTGGAAGGAAACCCATTACCCAAAGAACATGGCGGACCTGTACGCATGATCACACCGCAACTCTATGCCTGGAAGGGTTCCAAATGGATCAGCCGCATACAATTTCTGTCCCACAATGTATTGGGCTTTTGGGAAGAAAGAGGCTATTCCAATACAGCCTATCCCTGGCGCAATGACCGTTATAGTTAACTAATACCTGCTGGAATATTGACTAAAATCATTTAATCGGCCTGCTTCGTTTCCCTGTTAGCTTCATACTGCGTCAATTCTATCATATGTGCGTAAAAACAGTGGTTCTACGTTTGTATGTATTGTATTATACGCTTATATTAGTGTTGTAATTCTTCTGCTCTGTTAGTACAACCCCCTTATCCCATTCCCTCAATGAAAATAGATGTCACCATATCCTTTGTAAATGCGTTCATAGCATTTGCACGGGGAGCCTGTTAGCACAAGAGGACTGTTAACTACTAAACATCTATGTCCATCAACGACGTTATTAATGTATTCCTGACTGCCACCTTGCTTGTCATAAGCATAACGGCAAGCTTCATCCTGCTCATGAAGTACATAAAGAAAAACAAGAACAGCGCTGCACAGCAGGAGCTATATATTGGGAATGAAAAGGAAACACAATTGCTCAAAACCCAACTGGAGTTACAGGAACAAACTATTCAGAACATCAGCCAGGAAATTCATGACAACATCGGGCAGGCGCTGACCTTTGTGAAGCTCAACATCAATACCATTGACCTGCATAAGGTGGAGGAAACGCAGAATAAACTGGCCGAATCAAAAGAGCTCATCTCCAAAGCCATCATGGACCTGCGTCACCTTGCCAAAGCGCTCAACACCGATTTTATTAAAGAGGCCGGGCTGGCAGCCTGCATAGAATACCAGCTTCATTTCCTGGAGAAAACAGGATTATATACCACCCGCTTTCACATGTCAGAATCCTGGTGTAAGAGCCAGCCGGAAACAGAGCTGGTGTTGTTCCGGGTAGTGCAGGAATTGCTCAATAATATTGTAAAACATGCTGAAGCCTCTGTTATTGAGGTGGGTATGGATTGCCGGAAAGACAAATTGCTCGTTACCGTAACTGATAACGGGAAAGGCTTTGAGCAATCTGCCGCATCGCTAACCAGTGGCGACAAGGGGATGGGGCTGGGCAATATGAAAAAACGCATTGCCATCATACAGGGCAATATATCCATAGATAGCGCGCCGGGCAGGGGCACCAGCGTGTTCATAGAAGTTCCGCAGAAAACCTACAGTGCCAATAGTCAGCATACAGCCAACAAAAGCAGTGATATATACAACTATTTACCTGCCTGACCCGTATATCTTTGTGTTCGGATAGTTTTCTTTATTGATTACATAAATTTTCCTGTATGTCAGCAGAAGAACACATCGTGAAAATATTGGCGGCTGAATTTGTTACCCACAACGTACGACGCTTTACCCTGGAGAAACCTGTTGGCTATCGCTTTGAACCGGGACAGGCCACTGAAATAAGCATCAATAAGCCGGATTGGAAAAACGAGCGCCGGCCATTTACCTTTACCAGCCTCAATGAATGGGAGCATCTTGAGTTTACCATCAAAATATATTCCGATCGCCAGGGGGTGACCAATGAGCTGGGCAAGCTACAGCCCGATGATGAGCTTATCCTGCACGATGTGTGGGGTACCATTCACTACGAGGGGCCTGGCACCTTCATTGCCGGTGGGGCAGGGGTAACGCCTTTTATAGCCATCCTGCGGCAACTGTACAATACAGGCAAGCTGGGCAATAACCAGCTCATCTTTTCCAACCGTACTGAAAAAGACATCATCCTGAAAGAGGAGTTCACGGCCATGCTGGGCGATCGTTTCATCAACACCCTTACACAGGAGAAGACCACTCAATACGATAACCATAAAATTGATGCTGCCTATCTGCAGGAAGTAGTAAAAGACTTTAACCAATATTTCTACATCTGCGGCCCTGATGCTATGGTAGATGAACTGGAACAAACGCTTATCGGGCTGGGCGTGCCAAAGGAGAAAGTGGTGCGGGAGCAGTTTTGAGAAAGATGATAATTAACTCGATATTCAGGTAGTGTATTAAGCTGAATGCTTGTATTGATATGGCTTTAGCTTTAGCCGCTTTACCTTCTTCTCCGCCTGCTCCAGATCATAACTGGCCTGTAATCTCAACCATATATCTGCCGTACCACCAAAAACGGTAGCAAATCGTACAGCAAATTCAGGGGTAACTGCTGCCTTTTCATTTAACACGTTAGAAACAGCAACACGGGATAAACCCATTGCTTTTGCAATTTCCGTAATAGTCAATCCCCGTTCTTCAACCAATTCACTCTTTAAGATTTCTCCAGGATGAGTATGTGGTAAACCTCTTTTTAACATGTTGCAAAATTAGTGATAATCAATATAGTCCACATCATTAACATTAGTGCCATCCCACGTAAATATTATTCTCCAGTTCTCTTTAACAGTCAAAGACCAGTAACCTTTTAAATTCCCTACAAGTGGATGTATCCTGAACATTTGTAGGGATGTAAAATCTTGCGGAATAACCTTTGCCTCATCAAGAAGTTTCAAAATTTGAGATATCCGCTTTAGCTGATCTTTGGGCAATTTCGCCGTTTTTCCTTCTTCCCATAATTGTCGCAGGGCCTTGTGCCTGATACTTTTTATCATTTCTTCCGGTGTAAAGTTACGCTTTACAGCTTAAATATTTGTCTTTTTCATTTTCGGAAAAACTATCCAGTTTTTTCTGCCAATAGGCATGGTATCCCTTTAAAGTTTATATTGGTTAACCATGCCATTACGTAATCCATCCTTAAGGGAGATGTTGTATACCATGAGTTCGAGCATATAATATAATTTATTTAAAACTAATGAATAATGTATTGCCAGACAATACCTTGAAATGGGTATAAGTACGGAAAGAGGCTTGTTGCTGTTTTCTAACTGCAGGATGTAGTAAAACACTATAACCAGTATTTCTACATTTGTGGTCCCGATGTCATCATAGTGGATGAACTGGAACAACGCTTACCGAGCTGGGTGTGCCGAAGGAGAAAGCGGTGAGGGAGCAGTTTTTGGACCGGTACATTAATTTCTCTCCCAGGTTACCTTTCCTCTAAGAGCCAGAAGCTGTTTTTTCTTCATCCAAGCTACATAGTTTTTCAATGCTTCCTGCACTACCTCTTTTTTAGTCCTCAACTTGCTGAGCTTAATGGCCTGCTGAACAAGGGCATCATCTAATTCAATATTTGTTCGCATAAAACATTATTTAGGTGTAATGCCTATAAAAATCATAAACATTCGGAGTTCCCCTGAAGACATGCTGAGGAACTGGAACAAACGTTTACCGGGCTGGGCGTGCCAAAGGAGAAAGTGGTGCGGGAGCAGTTTTAAAAAGGATAAGCAATAAAGGGCAGTGGTAAGTAGTCCGTTTCCGGGGATACAATAGATTACTTCACTCTTTTTGTCTTCCTGTTTTGCTGTATCAGGTACGCAGCTTCTGTCAGGCTTTCCACATGCTCATACAGGAAAAGCAGGTTGCTGCGACTGCGGGCCGTTGTATAAGCGCCTTGATCATTAGTGAGGCCGGCTGTTAGCCATTCCCACAGTACTTCCCGGACTTCATTCAAGTGATAGGTATCAAAAAATGTATCCAGTACAGAGAGGGGATCTTCCTGCTCTTGCTTCGTTAGCCGTACAGGCTGGTTAGGCACTGCAACCTTTTTGTTGGTTTTTCTCATAGCTATTGTTTTTTAAAGTGATAATCTAAGATAAGAAAGATATTTCATAAATCATCCTTATAAGGATGATTTATTTATAAGATAATTCAGCACCTTATCTTTAATAGAAGATGGAGCCTGAAAAGTTAACATACCACTTAATGAGGTTTGGTCAACGCATGCGTGAAATTCGCAAGCACAAAAAGTTGACCCTTCAGGACTTGGAGGCCACTACTGGAATGCAGAATAGTAAAATCAGCAGAATTGAGAATGGGTTGACCAATGTGGAGTTTTTTACTATTGTACGTATGGCAGAAGCGCTGGACGTAGAAATTATGGATCTCTTCGATTACGACGGCCCGCTCCCCAAAAGCAAATAACTACTTAAAGCAGATGATGTCCAAACGATAGTGCTATTGTGTTGGTTCTTCAGACAGGTTGGGTGACTGCAGGTCAATTTCAGTAGGTAGCGTTGGTTCTTTTTGGACAAGAGGTTCAGGAGGGGGCAGTTCTTGTATATCCATAACAGTGTAGTGTGAAGCAACGTCTTGTTCAATCTGGTCAAGTATTTCCTTCTCCCGTTGTTCATTTCCGTTTGCATCCCTTTTGGCCATATATTTCAATCGGGCCATCTCATAGGCAAAAGATTTTTTCTGATTCTCCTGGATAACTTTTAAATCTTTACGGATATCATGCAATAATTCATATCTACCCTTATCCTCTTTTACAGCTTGGTCCTCCTCCTGTGGTTTTACATATGGAGGCATATCTTCCAAAATGTGCGCATATCTTCTTTTTACCGCATCAAGCAAAGTCTCGCTCTGCTTTGCAGGATCTTTCTCAGACTTTTGATTCTTAATGTGATTGTATCCCAACCCAGTGTCCTTAGCGATCTGGATCATAAAAATTCCATGGGCCCGTAATTGCCGAATTATATGATCAAGTTCGTTAACTGGTTCTGACTTAGCCACTAAAAAATAATTACAAAATGTTACAAAAAATGACAAAACATGTCTTATTTGCCCTATATTTGCCTTGTTATTAGCCTTTGACCGATCCAATACCATAGCCTCAATAAGGCTTGATAAGACTTTTTTTGTCCAAACAAACACACCCGGTACGGCGTAAACCTTCCCGCTGTATTGCAGTGTACAGAACAAACCATCTCCGTTACATCCGTAAAAACGAGTATAACGGCCCTCACCACTATGGTGAGCGGTTAATCTTGTCTGTATTATGACAAAGCTAACTTATGAAGAAATATCGGAAAAAAGACACTTCTGAGAAGTCGTAGCGGTAGGCACATAAAAAAAGCCGGTAGTTAACCGGCTCCTTTTTTGACATCTAATGGCTCACAGTTACCAGGATAATGATGTCAAGTGTAATACGAACACATTGTAGAATTACCGTGATGATCCGTAAAGTCTCGCGTGACTTGGCGGTTGTTTTCAGCGGTTCTGGTTCCATAGTAATCAAGCTGGCGCTTTTACAGAGGCGAACCTTCTCCCTGTGCCAGTATCTTTAGCTACTGCATAATCTAAGGACAAAACAATCCCATACCGGGCCATACATGGCATGTATAGCTCAATAGCATTCCTATGCCTGCTCAGGCATGGGATCTCTGTCTTTTATCACGTCGGGAAAATCAGCACTATGGGGATGCTGCTTGGAAGTACTTTTCTTTTATCACTAACAGGAGAGAGAAACAAAAAACATTGTTCTCAGGTAAATACACCAGCAAGATAAATAAAAAGCCATAAAAAAACGGCTCTTGGTGAGTCTTTTTTGACAGCCAGCCAAAAGACTGAAAAGGGAAAGTCATATTCGACCGGTCATTATAGGACATTACCGGACATAATAGGTCATATCAGGTCACTTCCGGACATTACTTTTTGAAAGACCTGCCTTCCTCTTCTTATGTTTGTGATGTCAATGCATCTCAAATAAGGGGAGATTGGATATATAGAGTGTATGGATAGTGTATGGATGGTGTATAGATGGTGTATGGATGGTGTATGGATAGTGTATGAAAATAGCACAAAAACAAAATCAGCGGTTTTGAATACAAATCAGTATTGGTTTACCATGTCAGGCTATACAATTCCGGCATTCCGTACAAGAAGCCGTCATCATAAATCAGTTCTTTGTCAGGCAGAACATATTCTCCACATGCAGGTATTAACATTTTCCGCCTTCCCGGCCTAAATCTCAAAATATTTCCTCCTTTGGTCACATTTTTGCTGATTGAGGTGTCTTACAAGGATTACTTTAAAAATGTCTGTTGTGAAGGATTATCAGCGTACTTTATTCTCTTATGCCTACAATATCCTTGGTTCTTCGGAAGATGCCAAAGATGCCATCCAGGATGTGCTCGTTAAATACATATCGGGTCCCAAAAAAGACCTGGAGAATGAAAAAGCCTACCTTATCCGGGGTGTCATCAACCAATCCATCAACCTCAAAAAGAAGAAACAACGCATAGCCGGCGATCCTATGTGGCTGCCCGAACCGGTAGCCACCGAAAAAGCCGATGCCGGCATCAACCGGGAGGAGATCATCTCTTACTCCATGATGGTACTGCTGGAAAACCTCAATCCCAAAGAAAGAGCAGCCTTCATCCTCAAGGAAGCCTACGACTATTCGCATGAAGACATTGCCCAGGCCCTTTCTATCACCGTAGAGAACTCCCGCAAGCTGCTCAGTCGCGCCAAAAATAAATTAGCTACACCGGCAAAATCAATGGAAGAAACCTCCTTGCAGGCGCCTGTCTACCTTGAAAATTACATAGCTGTCATAAAAAGCGGGGACATCAAATCCCTCGAAAAAATGCTGGCGCAGGATGTATCTGTAGCAACCGATGGCGGCGGGAAGATCAAGATCGTCCGGGAACTCACGGAAGGCTTCCAGGCTACTGCCGAACTCATCTTGTATGTATATCATCATTATCAGCAGCAACACAACATCAGGCTGTCCTTTGTGAATCACCAGCCTGCCCTGCTGTTTTATGATAAGGAGAAGATCTTTAACTGCCAGGTTTTTGAAATAGACCCCGCCACGGGGAAGATAACCCATATCTGGTCGATGGTAGATCCGGAAAAACTAAAAAATCTTTCATTGGGTTAAAGAATGGGTCACGTTTCACGGCGTCTTGCTGTTTTATTGATAGAAAATAGTAAACAATAAAACAAACGTTATGAAACAGACACCAGGTATGATCAGCGTAAAAGTAACTTACACCGTAAAGCCAGGATTTGCAGCAAAGAACAAGGAAAACATTCAACAGTTTATGAACGACTTCAAAACACTGGGCAATGATTTCCGGTATACCATATTTACCAGTGCGGATGGCCATACCTTCATTCACCTGTCGCAATACAAAAATGAAGACATTCAGAAAAAGCTCCTCGACGTGCCCTCTTTCAAATCATTCCAGCAGCAAAGGGATGACAGTGGCCTCGTAGTAGCGCCACAGATAGAGGTACTTACCTTCGTAGAAGCTTCACATAATAGCTTTTAAGTCGTCCGTAAAACGAACGGTCCACGTATCAAAACCGGACATCAGCATTGGCTGGACCATCTTTGCCCTGGCTGGATCGCTGGCTATTTTAATAGCCCTGGTAACCGTCAGTTTCCAATCCATCAAAGCTGCCCTTGCCAACCCGGTGAAGAGCTTGAGAGCGGAGTAGTTGGCTATTTCGTATATGTAATGAAGCGATGATACTGATCTTGTATCTCATTGCTTGTCAATTAAATAAACGAGTATGGGAAGTGGGTGGTTTTTTGTAAATTTGCTTAAATTCATTGTGTATATGATTGGCATTAATCTACCGCTTAATAACGTTCAGATGGAGCTTATGAAGCTTTTTAGTACCGGTTTAAGCGATAAAGATCTTACCGAATTGAAAAAGGTATTGGCAAAATTTTATAGTGACAAAGCTGTTGCCCAGGCAAACGAAATCTGGGATCAAAAGGGGCTTACCGATGAGGATATGGACAAATGGTTAAATCAAAAATCATAGCCTTTGCTGGCCGTCATAGACACAAATGTTCTTTTAGTCTCTATATCTGAACGATCAAAGTATCATTGGCTTTACAAAGCAATTGTTGAAAACCGCTATTCAATAGCGATTACCCATGATATTCTCATTGAATACGAAGAAAAAATAGGGCAACACTGGCATCCTGATGTTGCTGCAAATGTTATCCGTACACTTCTTGAACTTCCCAATGTAAAGCTGGCAACTTCTTATTTCTCCCTCAACATCATAACGGCAGACCCGGACGACAATAAATTCGTTGATTGTGCTTTTGCTTCAAATGCCGATTACATAGTTACAAATGATAGTGATTTTAATGCACTAAAAAAGATCAATTTTCCTGTGATCAAGGTGGTAAATATGGATGCTTTCAAAGATATAGTACAGCAGTTGTAATTATTTAATAGGATAATCGGTTTATTTCCGATTATCCTATTATTTTTTACATTTTTGGTGTGAATATTAATACAATCATCGAATGAGGATAACCGTCCCTGCCACAATCAGCAGGGCGCCGGCAATTGTTTTCCAGTCAACAGATTCTTTCAATAGCAAAACAGATAACCCGATCGCAATGGGTACGCTCAGCTTGTCAATGGGCGCTACTTTCGATACGGGGCCGGTTTCCAGGGCCTTGAAATAAAAGATCCAGGAAAGCCCCGTGGCTACACCGGATAAGATCAAGAACAGCAGGTTATGCCGGCTCAGGTTCTTTACTTCTCGCATCTGTCCGGCGGCCAGCACAATACCCCAGGATATAAATAAGATCACTACCGTACGTACGGCAGTGGCCAGGTTGCCACTGATACCTTTCAGGCCCATCTTCGCCAGGATGGCGGTAAGGCCGGCAAAGAAAGCCGACAGAACCGCATAGTACTTCCACATACTGTTATTATTTGGTTAAGGAACTATACCCCTACATACCTATAAGTTAACACAAATCAAGTACAGGATACTAAAGAAACTTTGAAGTAGTTGATAATCATCTCGCACACTTGCTGCATACGGTAATTAAGTTAAAAAGCGTATTGCCTGCACCGGTTTCCCCTTCAGTTTTTCTATAGAATCACGTTAGAGGTTTGTTGAGGAGGTTTCCCGTTTTTAGTCCTTCCCCTTACCACAAACAACAACCATGTTTAAATCGCCTACGCACCTCTTGCCTGTATTATTATTGGCCACGTTCTGCACGTATGGCCAGTCGTTGGATTCCACAAAAAACATATTGCCCGGGAAAGATACACTACCTGTTGCCGTAATAAGGTCCGTACAGCCGGTAAAAAGATCATTCCCGGTGAGTATGCTCATCATACCGGCTGCCTGCATTTCCTATGGCATTACTTCCCTGGAAAGTGATGGATTAAAATCAGTAAATGAGGGAATAAGGGAAGAATTGTGGGAAGAGGAAGAGCCGCATCCAAAAACAAAGATTGACAACTATTTGCAGTGGACCCCTGCTGCTGCTGTATATGTGCTGAATGCATTCGGTATAAAAGGAGCACATGATTTTGGTGACCGCACCATCATCTATGGACTTTCCACGGCGATTATGGGCGCCACCGTATATGTCACCAAAGACCTCAGTAAACAATGGCGGCCTGACATTTCCGACCGGCATTCTTTCCCTTCCGGCCATACGGCCACTGCTTTTGCGGCAGCAGAATTCCTGCGCAAAGAATACTGGCAGGTTTCGCCCTGGTATGGCATAGCGGGTTATGCGGTGGCTGCTACTACGGGTTACCTGCGTATGTACAACAACAAGCACTGGTTTAGCGATGTGGTGGCCGGTGCAGGCATCGGCATCCTGTCTACCGACCTCGCTTATTACCTGTATCCTACTGTTAAAAAACTGTTCGTTAAAAAGGGGAAGGGAACTACCGTAGCGGCTCCTTTTTATCAACAAGGGGCTATGGGGCTGTCCCTTGTACACCGGTTTTAATGGTCACCCCTCCACAAATTCCCAGGCGCTTTGCCAGGCATTCCGCTGCTCGGCATACGTAATAAAGTCGGCATAAAAGGGTAGCTGGGAAAGGGTGGCGCTGTCGCCAATGACTACCAGCTTTTTCCGTGCCCTTGTCATCGCTACATTCATGCGCCGTATATCGGAGAGGAAACCGATCTTACTGTCTGCATTACTGCGGGTCATACCGATATACACAATATCC comes from Paraflavitalea devenefica and encodes:
- a CDS encoding sulfite oxidase-like oxidoreductase; the protein is MEESDKLKRVVEARMKLKARFEDKIQSTPSVADDRPLGSGKPNRHGMPVVPIGQVVTKKWPVLDLGIQPDIPLHEWRLTLDGEVEHPVQLNWDEFMALPQTDDTSDFHCVTTWSKLDMNWRGVRLLDLAALVQPKETATHILCYGYDDYTTNVSLEEALKPDVLLAHTVEGNPLPKEHGGPVRMITPQLYAWKGSKWISRIQFLSHNVLGFWEERGYSNTAYPWRNDRYS
- a CDS encoding EamA family transporter, with protein sequence MWKYYAVLSAFFAGLTAILAKMGLKGISGNLATAVRTVVILFISWGIVLAAGQMREVKNLSRHNLLFLILSGVATGLSWIFYFKALETGPVSKVAPIDKLSVPIAIGLSVLLLKESVDWKTIAGALLIVAGTVILIR
- a CDS encoding sigma-70 family RNA polymerase sigma factor translates to MSVVKDYQRTLFSYAYNILGSSEDAKDAIQDVLVKYISGPKKDLENEKAYLIRGVINQSINLKKKKQRIAGDPMWLPEPVATEKADAGINREEIISYSMMVLLENLNPKERAAFILKEAYDYSHEDIAQALSITVENSRKLLSRAKNKLATPAKSMEETSLQAPVYLENYIAVIKSGDIKSLEKMLAQDVSVATDGGGKIKIVRELTEGFQATAELILYVYHHYQQQHNIRLSFVNHQPALLFYDKEKIFNCQVFEIDPATGKITHIWSMVDPEKLKNLSLG
- a CDS encoding HigA family addiction module antitoxin, which gives rise to MLKRGLPHTHPGEILKSELVEERGLTITEIAKAMGLSRVAVSNVLNEKAAVTPEFAVRFATVFGGTADIWLRLQASYDLEQAEKKVKRLKLKPYQYKHSA
- a CDS encoding phosphatase PAP2 family protein — its product is MFKSPTHLLPVLLLATFCTYGQSLDSTKNILPGKDTLPVAVIRSVQPVKRSFPVSMLIIPAACISYGITSLESDGLKSVNEGIREELWEEEEPHPKTKIDNYLQWTPAAAVYVLNAFGIKGAHDFGDRTIIYGLSTAIMGATVYVTKDLSKQWRPDISDRHSFPSGHTATAFAAAEFLRKEYWQVSPWYGIAGYAVAATTGYLRMYNNKHWFSDVVAGAGIGILSTDLAYYLYPTVKKLFVKKGKGTTVAAPFYQQGAMGLSLVHRF
- a CDS encoding alkaline phosphatase family protein, whose amino-acid sequence is MKKYILLSFASLLAAYSWAQQAKYVVLITIDGFRPDFYMDASWGTPNLRMMKDSGVCARGVNSVFPSVTYPNHTTIITGATPARHGVYYNAPFEPNGASGQWYFNYDAIKTPTLFDAVHKAGRKSANVIWPVTVGGPIDYNVPDVWSPKIKTDRREITAANTTPAGLWQELQEKATGVLEAADFNMVKEEMVMDENVARMGAYIIRTYKPALTALHFACTDHYEHAQGRDGYLVRRAVAGADRALGTIIEALERAGIKDSTAIIVTGDHGFVNINTAFNPNVLLAQNGLMKDVKKDDWKAQFYPSGGSAFLHLKDKNDVQTLNQVRQLLNSLPQEQKELFKIIERKQLDQVGADPHAALAIAAVGNVTIGGAATGAIVKPAKGGTHGYYPDFKEIQTGFVAYGPGLSKGVIINEMNLTDIAPVVAQLLGLDFTTSSKAPAGILKKN
- a CDS encoding type II toxin-antitoxin system RelE/ParE family toxin, translating into MIKSIRHKALRQLWEEGKTAKLPKDQLKRISQILKLLDEAKVIPQDFTSLQMFRIHPLVGNLKGYWSLTVKENWRIIFTWDGTNVNDVDYIDYH
- a CDS encoding helix-turn-helix domain-containing protein encodes the protein MRFGQRMREIRKHKKLTLQDLEATTGMQNSKISRIENGLTNVEFFTIVRMAEALDVEIMDLFDYDGPLPKSK
- a CDS encoding FAD-binding oxidoreductase gives rise to the protein MSAEEHIVKILAAEFVTHNVRRFTLEKPVGYRFEPGQATEISINKPDWKNERRPFTFTSLNEWEHLEFTIKIYSDRQGVTNELGKLQPDDELILHDVWGTIHYEGPGTFIAGGAGVTPFIAILRQLYNTGKLGNNQLIFSNRTEKDIILKEEFTAMLGDRFINTLTQEKTTQYDNHKIDAAYLQEVVKDFNQYFYICGPDAMVDELEQTLIGLGVPKEKVVREQF
- a CDS encoding type II toxin-antitoxin system VapB family antitoxin translates to MRTNIELDDALVQQAIKLSKLRTKKEVVQEALKNYVAWMKKKQLLALRGKVTWERN
- a CDS encoding putative toxin-antitoxin system toxin component, PIN family, which gives rise to MLAVIDTNVLLVSISERSKYHWLYKAIVENRYSIAITHDILIEYEEKIGQHWHPDVAANVIRTLLELPNVKLATSYFSLNIITADPDDNKFVDCAFASNADYIVTNDSDFNALKKINFPVIKVVNMDAFKDIVQQL
- a CDS encoding sensor histidine kinase, which produces MSINDVINVFLTATLLVISITASFILLMKYIKKNKNSAAQQELYIGNEKETQLLKTQLELQEQTIQNISQEIHDNIGQALTFVKLNINTIDLHKVEETQNKLAESKELISKAIMDLRHLAKALNTDFIKEAGLAACIEYQLHFLEKTGLYTTRFHMSESWCKSQPETELVLFRVVQELLNNIVKHAEASVIEVGMDCRKDKLLVTVTDNGKGFEQSAASLTSGDKGMGLGNMKKRIAIIQGNISIDSAPGRGTSVFIEVPQKTYSANSQHTANKSSDIYNYLPA